Below is a window of Danio rerio strain Tuebingen ecotype United States chromosome 11, GRCz12tu, whole genome shotgun sequence DNA.
tatttatatatatatatatatatatgtatatatatatatatatatatatatatgtatatatatatatatgtatatatatatatatatatgtatatatatatatatatatatatatatgtatatatatatatatatatatatgtatatatatatatatatatatatatgtatatatatatatatatatatatatatgtatgtatatatatatatatatatatatgtatgtatatatatatatatatatatgtatatatatatatatatatatatatatgtatatatatatatatatatatatatatgtatgtatatatatatatatatatatatatatatatatatatatatatatRtatatatatatatatatatatatatatatatatatatatatatatatatgtatatatatatatatatatatatatatatatatatatgtatatatatatatatatatatatatatatatatatatatatatatatatatatatatatatatatatatatatatatataaataatattaacatgaattattattactattatgttATGGTAAGTTTTTATTAACAACATATATATTTCTAATATGATGACaagcatttatatataaatacaaacatacatacatgtatattatTGTGGTAAGACATTATTTTGTTAAGACATCTTtgcaatgttttattaataacaattagtattgcaattattaaaaattatgttaATGTTATGTTGTAAAATGTACTAAAGACATACAttttgtttacacacacacacacacacacacacacacacacacacacacatttagttgtaatataagtGCAAATACAATATGATAAAAAAGATATTACGGATACACAGAAGCACTAAACTAAAGCTTATTTACCAAAAGAAACAAATTTCCTTATTACTTTTTTGACAAATGACCACCTGCAAAtacgtttttaatggatatatTGGCACTTGAAATGTATAACTAAGTATGTCGATATTTTAAATCATCGTATATTAAGGCAAAAATCTTAAACAGGGTTGACAAGTCTAACCTCAAAGCAAACCCAACGCCCTACATGTTTTTCCTAGTCATTAAACTACCTGTATGTCTAATAAACCACGTCTTCTATATATAAACAGATTTACTATAGTATTATTTGACCCTGAACTGTACTGAATTTCAAAACATCTGCATTATCAAACATATTTTCGACATAAAAGCCACTAGACTGACCCACTGCTCCACATTAGCATGCTAGCGTGCTGAAATGGCGTAATGACCCGAGTAAAAACATCAACGATATGATTCTCCGTCTTACCGAAGGAATTGAGGAAATCGGCTATTTTCTTAATGCTGCTGGTGATCACTTCGATATATTCTCGATTTGCCCAATCTTGGTGAATCTCCCTTTGCACTGGATCCTCCTGTCCGGCCATCGTGAGCTagttagcattagcattagccGCCGCTGTTTGCGATAGGAGAAAAAGCAGCGACCCCTGATGGACACACACCGAAACACCAAATCTGGGTTATTTGTCACTAGTGTTAAGCCTGCACAAATAAATTTACATCGTTAAATAGTATTTGTTAACAAACCTgattctaaaaatgtatttgttaaaataatggcGACATTATTTGTTGCATTAgccta
It encodes the following:
- the brk1 gene encoding probable protein BRICK1; the protein is MAGQEDPVQREIHQDWANREYIEVITSSIKKIADFLNSFDMSCRSRLATLNEKLTALERRIEYIEARVTKGETLT